The following are from one region of the Centroberyx gerrardi isolate f3 chromosome 16, fCenGer3.hap1.cur.20231027, whole genome shotgun sequence genome:
- the adirf gene encoding adipogenesis regulatory factor yields the protein MASFKKSFESLKGTSHSAAKGVTDTAVQAAQEAVQQVAESSKETANIAAQEATRQTQAAIGKAADKTTDTIKDFGQKMETK from the exons ATGGCCTCATTCAAGAAGTCCTTTGAGAGCCTGAAAGGCACGAGCCACTCCGCAGCTAAAGGAGTCACAGATACTGCAG TCCAGGCAGCTCAGGAAGCTGTGCAGCAGGTGGCAGAGTCCTCCAAAGAAACAGCCAACATAG CTGCTCAAGAAGCCACCAGACAGACTCAAGCAGCCATAGGAAAAGCCGCGGACAAGACCACAGACACCATCAAGGACTTTGGACAGAAAATGGAGACCAAATGA